In Chelmon rostratus isolate fCheRos1 chromosome 21, fCheRos1.pri, whole genome shotgun sequence, the genomic window TGAGAAAGAATAAGGCTGTGACTTTGATCAGCAGTGCGCACAGGCCTGTGCGTAATGGAGAGGTCATTACCCACCTATGGCGGCTCCAGAAGCTTTCCCTTCTCTTCCGCGCGATTCAAAAGTCACTTCAGCGTGCCCATGACCAGCGTCTCTGAGTTGAACTCAAACTGATTGCTGGAGGACGCAGACTTCCCCCACGAGTAGAGGCTGGGCGGCCGCTGCTTGAAAGAGGACGTGTACCTGTATAAGCTCCTGTGCCTGTTCTTCAGGTACTCCCTGTAGTTCTTGGTGAGGAGCGTGTAGAGGAAAGGGTTAATGCAGCTGTTGCTGTACGTGAGGCTCGCCACCAGGTAGTTGATGCAGGTGTGCGTCTGCGAGGCCAGGCTCAGGGGCTTGGTGTGGtacagaggcagcagctgccAGATCCAGAACGGCAGGAAGCACGCCCAGAACACCAGCACGATGGTGAAGATCATGATCAGCACTTTCTGCTTGGGGGAGCGCTTGCCGTCTCTGCTGATCACAGAGTTGCGCTGGGACTCCAAGTAAGTGCGGGCTAACTTGACGTACAGGTAACCAATAATGAGGCCCGGTGCCATGATGCTGGTGCCAAACAAGACAGTCACGTACACTTTATATGCCAGGGGCGCCCAGGTGGGTGCGCACATCCTCTTCACACCCCCGTCCGGCGTGTTCTTAGTGGTCTGGGCGACCATTATCATCATGGGCACGGTGAGGACTAGAGAAAGCAGCCACACGCCCCACGCCAGCGCTTTCCGGTAACTCTTGGAGCGTCTCACGGTGTCCAGCGGCTTGGTGACGGCCAGGTAGCGCTCCGTGCACATGACGGTGAGGGTGAAGATGCTTGCGTGCATGGTGAGGAGGTCCAGGCTGAGCAGGATGCGGCATCCTACGTCCCCGAAGTACCAGTCCTTGAGGAAGTAGGTGGACACCACGAAGGGGATGGTGGAGAGGTAGAGCAGGTCCGCCAGAGCCAGATTGATGATGGAGATGTACATAGAAGTGGCGAAGCGGATGGAGTGACACATCACCACCAGGGTGTACACGTTCCCCGACACTCCGATGATGTAGACAACAGAGAGGAGCGTCCCGAAAGTAGAGGTGATGACGAGTTCATGATCCACGGTTCCggagccgccgccgccgccgatCCGCGGCGGACTCGTGTTTAAACGGACGGAATCGTTACTCATCGCTGGTGCTCTCGCTGTGCGCTCCCGGACAGCCCCGCAGAAGTTTGGGGAGATGCGCACTGGCACAGGTTGCGTCTCGTTCGTCCGCCTCTCCGCTCACCGCTCCTGACGTCACCGCGGTGCCGCTCGCACTGACTGTCTCATATGAAAAGTGTGTTAAGATTTCCAGCCAGCTCGCGAGTGCGACGGTTTCCAGCTGCTAGAGTGCAggtgagaaaggagaggaagctCTCACTCTGacttgtgcaaaaaaaaaaagtttggtaGGCGCTGATATGCAGCTGAAGCCCGACATTAACTTGGGAAATGTCAGTCAAAGCCACACAAGAGTCAATTGTACGCACGGACTTGGCAGCGTTAATTATTCTAAAATTCGCTTTTGAATATCACAGTTAATCTCCAGTGTGCCATCTGCTCGCTGCAGATGAGACTGATAATGATGAGCTGACCCAGCGTTGATAATTCATCTTTTCCCCTCCTGTAACGACCACACGCATTCCGCAAGGTGAGGGCTCACACACCGAGCTCCTGGTTCTGCGCAAGGGATCCGGTTCCTGCACCTCACCGTGATCGACATGGAGTTATTGCAGGAAGTGCGCCGAAAATCATTAAAGATGATGATCATTTGATGCAGCGGTTTTCAAATGCCAGGGACTAATTTAAGATTTATGTCCAGAGCAGAATCTCACATGAGTGTGTTTCTTTAATGGATGTAGACGGATCTGttgatgctgcagcttctgctCAGAAGAAATTAAGGCTCCTTCTGTTGCAGCAAGCTCagttgtcttttattttcaaggACAGCACTTCTGTCAAAGAGATAACTGACATCTACTTTGCcatttgattaattatttgttGCTGAGGTTAATTTGTTCAGAGTTTTAACGATCTCTGCCTCCAGTGGAAAACTTGGAAGCAATCACACACGTACTCTTAGTGTTTGCAAGCAGACAGCATCTCCTGCACATCCCCCACATTGTTCATAAAACTGtcctttaatttttaattcCAGTGGTGGACTTTGCCCCCTCGCAGCCCCTCTTGTCTTCCCAGCTTCACTATTGAGCCAGCTATCATGAGCCAATAATCTTTGCCAGACAGCGTAGGTGTCCTCAGACTCACCCATGCACGGGTGATTGATCTCTGAGACCGACTACGATACGATGCCATCCATCCTCGCCGCTAAAAAAAGGCTCTCTGGCGCTCTGtgtgaagtgaagtgtgtgtgcaccagtcacagttttagtttcagagcagcgctgcagccagAAATATAGCATTCATCATTAGCTGGGCCATGTTGGACTGAAAGTGCAGTGGGAAAAGGCGAGGGGGTAAAAGAGGCGACAGTTAACAGTGTGACACCCGTAGTCTGtctgtgtaatgtgtgttttcagttgtcACATTcttcatcctccctccctctctctctcgctcacacacactcatacacagcTCCTCCTGCCAGATAAATAATTGAATCAGATGCCAGAGGACATGACTTCTAGGATTAAACTGCCCCCCCGCGCTGCAACAGCAAGTACATCACAGGAACACTTGTACTCCTTTTGATCTGGTGTGGCTCTGCACTTGTTAGGCTGATCCTCATTTTAATCAGCCTGCAATTTTAATCTTAACAAAAGCAGAAGCTGGTGTGTCCGTCCTTCGAATTCTGCCGAGGACGCGAGAGGTGTGGGCTGCAGATGAGCAGGGGCAGTGCGACAAGCGTAATGCAATAGAAGTTTTCTCTTAGCTCTGTTCTATAGCCCTGTAGTAATCATCATGTTTACAGTCAGGGCTTCTCATCAGGGTGTGTTCTGTGTATGTTCGAGGCCTAACACATGCTGGATCTATTTCTTTTCTCATGAAACATTTGCAAGGGACATTTTTAAACCACAttcacaacagaaaaaacaacaatacacGTCACATACCATCCAACAGAACAGCTGTGagtatacgtatatatatatatatattgtatgtaAACATACATTCACAGAGTTTGCACCAATCACTATATTTTCTATTCGTAATACACCAGCTTAATATGCGTGATGGCACTGAGAGGTCATCAGGAGCAACGGGAGAACTCCTGGTTGGCTGGCCATGCAGGGTGGAGAGAACATGTATGGTGCAggtgaaagagagaatgagaaaagagaCAAGGTGGAGCTAAGAGGGAGCGCATTTGAAGGAGGAAAGAGGTGCAGCAAAATGAAGCTAACTGCTGGAgaactggtggtggtggtgggcgAGGGTATGGCTTTGTGCTGCTACACGAGGAACATCCAATCAATTCATACCACCCTTGCATACCTGCCAAGTTAATGTGactgaaatacatgaaaaacagcatgtgcAAGCGTGGCGTTACATTTGTGCAGCATTCCTCTCCCCGTAGAGACAATAAGTTGTTCAGTGATGAAGGCGCTTACCTGCTGAACACTGAGCCTGTCAGTCAATGATGGCAGTATAATTGAAATGCAGGCATAGTAACTACACTGGAGGAAGCAAAGACGAAGAGTCAGCTTGAGGAAGGCTGTTcggtgtgagagtgtgagatcTGTGTCTGTTGCATAGACCTCACGCTCCATGTGTGAGAGCTGGCAGCCCTGCAGCCgtacattcagtgtgtgttagCTAGACATGGCATCTGCGCAGTTTGGCTATTTGTGTCGAGTAAATATGGACGTCAGCAACAGTCAAGCAGTCAATTTCATGTGATGTGAAAATTCcctttttgttctgtctgaaCTAATGAAGTAAAAAAGAAATCGCAGTTCAGTCTGGTTATCAGGCCAGCCAAAAAAGTTTACTTTAAGAAAATCCTGcttctgaaaacatttgcagatGTTTTAGTTCAGTTTGGTTTTAAAATGACTAACTTGCTTAATTCACTTTTTTGGTGAGGGTGACATATTCCAAACCCGTTTTCCCAGTGTTTTGCCGCTGAAACTGCTAAAGGCTGTACTGTAATGCTGATGAGACTGTTTCATGATAAAAGCAAGCCGCAGACCCTGCAGTGCAGGAAGCAGGCAGAGACTAGAATAGTGTAGATCCCACGGCCTCGCAAATATGGGTTGTATGTTACACAGTATTATGTCAGCGCAGCTGAAGCAGGGGGGTgatgtgtctttatttttcccGCGCATGGACTTAACAAGAGGGTCCGAATTCACATTAAGCTGGATTTGAATGGAATGAGCCACAAAAATCATGGGAATCAGGGCGACAGgtcagaagaaaaaagggagggaaCAGGAAAGGAAGAGTGGAAAGTGATGGGAGAgtagaggagaagagaaagcaTCGCTCAAAAAGAAAGATGTGGTATTTctgaggtgaagaagaggaaaaatgtcttttctatCTGCATGAATGGGAAGTGTGAGAagactttgtgtgtgcagaacGGATCAGTCTCTAAGTAGAGATGGATTCATGCAGTAAAGGCCAGGCTCTATTTTCAGGCACTAAAAGCTTGAGAAGTCTTACGCAAGAGGCGAAACATTCAGCAAGTTATAcccagcagagagggagggagggggtatAATTCATAGTTGTATAATTATGTAACAATAGTCTCACTGTACAATAAGAATTTAAGTTTCTCCTAAGGATTGTAGCATCTAGCCTTCTAGCATCcccagctgactgacaggtgcTGTGGAAACAGCTGGAAAGCACTAAATGTCGTCACTTTTGCTGCTTCTGTCGAACTGGCGAGGAGAAACAACATCTGCTGTTTGATCATGCAAGACACACGCCGCGTTCAGCAGCAACGG contains:
- the LOC121625146 gene encoding urotensin-2 receptor, whose product is MSNDSVRLNTSPPRIGGGGGSGTVDHELVITSTFGTLLSVVYIIGVSGNVYTLVVMCHSIRFATSMYISIINLALADLLYLSTIPFVVSTYFLKDWYFGDVGCRILLSLDLLTMHASIFTLTVMCTERYLAVTKPLDTVRRSKSYRKALAWGVWLLSLVLTVPMMIMVAQTTKNTPDGGVKRMCAPTWAPLAYKVYVTVLFGTSIMAPGLIIGYLYVKLARTYLESQRNSVISRDGKRSPKQKVLIMIFTIVLVFWACFLPFWIWQLLPLYHTKPLSLASQTHTCINYLVASLTYSNSCINPFLYTLLTKNYREYLKNRHRSLYRYTSSFKQRPPSLYSWGKSASSSNQFEFNSETLVMGTLK